The genomic segment GGAAATGAAAATAAAATAGTAAAACTTCATGGGCAGAATCAAAGTTCATATATCTCCGAGAATGGGACTGGGCAAGAAATTGAATTAGTTAAAGTAGATGACTTTTTAAAAGATACAAAAATAGACTTTATAAAAATGGATATACAAGGTTATGAGATGGAAGTATTAAGAGGTAGTGTAGAAACTATCAAAAAAAATAGACCTATATTATCATTATCTGCATACCATCTAGATAATGATATACCAAATATTGTAAGGTTTATATTAAGCTTAAATTTAAACTACAAGATGTACCTTGTGAATAATGAAGGGTTCTTTTGGGATGGTGTTAAAATCATAGCAAAGGTAGATGAGTAATGAAGTGGCAAAAGAAAGGTTTAATTTATCAGCCTCCAAAAGACAATAGTTGGAGAGATAATTCAGCATTAACTCCAACAGCTTTTTTACTAGATGAAAATACGATAAGAGTATATGCAAGTTTTAGAGATACACAAGGAACGGGTAGAATTGGATATGTAGATGTAGATGCTAATGATCCTTCTAAAATTTTGAAAATATCAGAAAATCCCGTATTAGATATCGGTAAAGATGGTATGTTTGATGATAATGGTGTAATACTAGGAGATTTAATTAAAGTAGAAAATAAAATCTATATGTACTATGTTGGATTCCAACTTGTGAAAAAATCTAAATTTTTAGCATATAGTGGACTAGCAATTAGTGAAGATAATGGTGAAACATTTCAAAGATATAAGAATACTCCTATTATGGATAGAGAAGATGAAGCTTTATATATTAGAGCGATACATTCTGTGATTTTTGAAGATAATAAATTTAAATTTTGGTATGCAACAGGTAGTGGATGGGAAAATATTGATGGAGTTGATTATCCTCAGTATGATATTAATTATATTGAATCAAATGATGGAATTCATTTCAAAGAAAACGGAATTAAGTGTATAGAAAATGATAAAACAAATTTAGAATACAGAATAGGCAGACCAAGAACATACAAAAAGAATAATGTATATATTATGAATTTCACATATGGAACAACTGATGGAAGATATATAGCAGGACAAGCTAATTCATCAGATGGTGTAAATTGGGATAGAGATGATAAAAGTTTAGGAATTGAATTATCTAAAGAAGGTTGGGATTCTATACATTTAAGTTATCCATCAATTGTACACACTAAAAATAAAACTTATATGTTTTATAATGGAAATAATATGGGACAAGATGGCTTTGGTTATGCCGAGTTAATCGAGGAATAGATGAGAATAGTTAAATATACAACAGATCATAAAAATATTTGGAATGAATTTGTAAGAAATTCAAAAAACAGTCATTTCTTCTTTCAAAGAGATTATATGGAGTATCATAGTGATAGATTTGAAGATTTTTCCCTTATGATATTTGATGAAACGGATAAATTAATAGCAATATTACCTGCAAATATAAAAGAAAATATTCTATATTCTCATCAAGGGCTTACTTTTGGTGGATTTTTAGTAGATGATAAAATGAAAACAGAAACTATGCTAGAGATTTTTGAAGCATTAAAACATTTTCTAAAAGAGCAAAATATACAAAAAGTAGTCTATAAATGTATTCCATATATCTATCATGCTAAACCATCTGAAGAAGATAGATATGCTTTATTTAGGAATGATGCAAAACTTATAAGAAGAGATGTGACTTCAACTATAGATTTAACTGAACAAGTTAGATATTCCAAAGGGAGAAAGTGGACAGTAAATAAAGCTAAAAAAGAATCAATAAAAACTTTTGAGTCAGATGACTATGAAATATTTTGGGAACTTCTAATAGGAGTACTAGAGTCAAATCATGAAGCCAAACCAGTACATACACTTGAAGAGATGAAAAAACTAGCTAGTTTGTTTTCAAAATATATTAAACTTTTTTTAGCTAAAAAAGATGAGAGAATTGTTTCTGGAGCTTTAATCTATGAGAATCAAAATATTGTTCACACTCAATATTTAGCTAACAGTGAAGAAGGAAGAGAATTAGGAGCATTGGATTTATTGATCGATTATCTAATCAAAGATATTTATAAAAATAAAAAGTATTTTGATTTTGGAATATCAAATGAAGATGCAGGAAGATATTTAAATACTGGATTAATAGCTCAAAAAGAAGGTTTTGGAGCAAGAGCTGTAGTACATGATTTTTATGAATTGGAGATAAAATAAGATGGTTCCATTTTTAGATTTAAAAGGTTTAAATGCTCAATATAGAGCTGAATTGATAGAAGCTTGTAGCAGAGTAATAGATAGTGGTTGGTATGTTCAAGGAAATGAATGTAAAGAGTTTGATAAAGAGTTTGCACAATATTGTGGGACGAAATATGCCATAGGTGTAGCAAATGGTCTTGATGCTCTTATTTTGATACTTAGAGCATATAAAGAAATGGGAATTATGAATGATGGTGATGAAGTGATAGTTCCATCAAATACATATATTGCTTCTATTTTAGCAATTTCTCAAAATAATTTAGTACCAGTTTTAGTTGAACCTGATATAAATACATATTTACTAGATCCTTCAAAAATAGAAGAAAAAATCACTTCAAAAACAAAAGCTATTTTACCAGTACATCTTTATGGTCAAACCTGCCAAATGGATAAAATAAATGAGATAGCAAAAAAACATAATCTAAAAGTTATTGAAGATTCAGCTCAATCTCATGGAGCATATTTTAAAGATAAAAGAAGTGGGAATCTAGGAGATGCTAGTGGATTTAGCTTTTATCCAGGTAAAAATCTAGGAGCTTTGGGAGATGGTGGAGCAGTAACTACAAATGATGAAGAGTTGGCAAATACCATAAAAGCACTAGGAAACTATGGAAGCCATAAAAAGTATGAAAATCTTTATAAAGGGGTAAATAGTAGATTAGATGAGATACAAGCTGCTATGCTTAGAGTAAAACTAAAATACCTTGATAATGAAGTAGAGAAACGAAGAGAAATAGCAAATTATTATCTACAAAATATCAAAAATGATAATATTATTTTACCAACAGTACGAGCGAAAAATAATCATGTGTGGCATTTGTTTGTAATAAAAACAAATAAAAGAGATGAATTACAAAAATATCTTTTAGTTAATGACATCCAAACATTGATTCACTATCCAATACCACCACATAAACAAACTGCCTATAAAGAATGGAATAATGAAAGTTATCTTACAAGTGAGCAGATACATAATGAGGTAATAAGTTTACCTATAAGTGGGGTGCAAAGTTTTGAAGATACTATGAAAATTGTAGAGGTATTAAATGGATACAAATAATTTACCTCTTGTATCGGTTCTTTTACCATCTTATAATCATGAAAAATATGTTGAAGAAGCAATATTAAGTGTTGTAAATCAAACATATAAAAATATAGAATTGATAGTAATCGATGATGGTTCTAATGATAATAGTCCAAAAATAATTGAGAAGTTACAACAAAAATATAGATTTAAATATGTCCATAGAGAAAATAGAGGTTTAATTAAAACTCATGAAGAAATGATTTCATTATCTAATGGAAAATATATTTCCTTCGCATCATCCGATGATTATTATGTAAATAATAAAATAGAAAAATTAGTAGATTATCTTGAGGGAAATATTGATTATGCGATGGTCTTTTCAAAAATTATATTAGTGAATAACAATTCTCAAGAAATTGAAAAAATCAACGAAAATTATATTTCAGGAAATATTTTTCAGTTTTTATTAAGAGGTGATTTTTTTATTAATGGATTATCTGCAATCATAAAATCTTCAATTTATAAAGAATACAAGTTTATACAACAAGAATATATTGATGATTTAAATATTTGGTTATATGTTGCAAGTAAGTACAAAATAGGTTTTATAGATGAATATTTAGCATATTATAGAAAACATGATAATCATATGTCTGGAAATATACTAAAAATGCAAGAATCTGAAGAGATGATCATAAATCAATATAAGGATAAAGAGTGTTATAAAGAAGCAATAAATGAATGGAATCTTCGATGGTTTCATAATACTTCATTATGTTATAAAAAAATTGCTTTTACAAAATATCTTCCGAAATTGTTGAAGCCAAAAAATTTATTTCGACTAAAATTATATAAAGCTCTTATACGATTTTTAATTCCTTGTAGTTGGCAACGATAATGATAATAGTCAAAATTATAGGTGGACTAGGAAATCAAATGTTTGAGTATGCTTATGCTAAAGCTTTACAACAAAAAGGTTATGAAGTTAATATAGATATTTCAGAATTTGATACTTATAAATTACATGGGGGTTTTCAATTAGATAAGTACGATATTGATTTACAAATCTCCTCAACACAAGAAAATGATACTTTTTATAAAAGAAACATTTTCTTTTCTATTTTAAATAAATTAAATTTATTGCCTCGTAAAATAATAAAGGAAAGAGATATTAGTTTTTGTAAAGAATTGCTTGAAATCAAAGACAATAGTTATGTCATGGGTTATTTCCAGTGTGAAAAATACTTTATTGATATTAAAAAAGTTTTAATAGAACAATTTAAAATAAATCAGCCTATCTCATCATTTACTTTTGAAATAGAAGAAAAAATATTGAAATTTAAAAATAGTTGTTCCCTTCATATAAGAAGAGGAGATTATACACATAAATCAAATGCTAATATTCATGGGGTTTGCAGTTTAGATTATTATAAAAATGCTATAGAAGTAATGAAAAATCAATTAGGTAATGATATTGTATATTTTATTTTTTCAGATGATATAGAATGGGTAAAAAATAATTTAATAATAGAAAATGCTATATATATAGATAGCCAAGAAACAAGACTTCCTCATGAGGATATTTATTTAATGAGTTTGTGTAATCATAATATTATAGCTAATAGCTCTTTTAGTTGGTGGGGAGCATGGCTTAATCAAAATCAAAAGAAAATTGTAATTGCACCTAAAAAATGGTTTGAAAATACAAAGATGCAAAAACAAGTAAAAGATATCATCCCAGATACTTGGATAAAGATTTAAAATGAAAATTCTTATAACTACTGAACAATATTATCCTATAAAATCTGGTGTTTCGAGCGTTGTCACTGCTATTGCGGAAGAGTTAGTAAAAATAGATTATGCTGTATATGTAGCAACTGGATTTGAAAATCGAAAAGAATTAACTCATAATGGAGTGAATATAATTGAATTTAAAGTATTTGGTGGATTTGGTAATTATTACAGAGGAGAAACAGAACAGTACAAAGAATTTATCAAAAATTTTGAATGTGATGTTATGATTAACGAATGTGTGCAAACATGGAGTACAGATTTAATTTTAGATAGTTTAGATGTTCTTAAAGCCAAAAAAAAGTTTTTACATTCTCATGGCTTTTCACTTTTAGCTTATAGAACAAAAAATCCTTGGGCATATATAAAAGGAAAGTTTTTTTATTGGACTTTATATAAATATTTAAAAAAATATGATCATATTTTTCTTCTTCATGATAAAACCGTAGAGACTTCATACCTTAATAAATATGGAATAAATAGTTATTCCTATTTACCTAACGGTGTAAATGAAGATTTTATTGCTGAAGATATTCTAGAAAAAAAAGATAAATATATTTTAAACATATCTAACTATTTTCCATTAAAAAACCAAGAATTCTTATTAGAAGCTTACTATAAAGCTAAAACTAATTATAAGTTAATTCTTATAGGAAATTCAATTTTAAAAGATTACTTAAATAAATTAAAGAAGCTGAAATCTGGATATGATAAAGAATATGGAGTTAAAGAAGTTCATTTTTTGTATGATATTTCTAGAGATAAAACAGAAAAATATTTAGAGGATGCAACAATTTTTTTACACTCTAGTAAATTAGAAGTTTTTCCAATGGTTATAGTCGAAAGTATGGGCAAAGGGATTCCATTTTTATGTACAGATGTAGGGAATGTAAAAGAACTATGTGAAGAATTAGTTGTTTATAATATTGATGAGATGGCAAGTAAAATTGATGTTTTGTTAACTAATGATTCTAAATATAAAAAACTTTCTACAGATTTGCTTTTAGAAGTAAAAGCAAATCTAAACTGGAAAATAATCTGCAAAAATTTGAGTGATAAATTGAATGAAATTAAATAGAAACCTTTTTTATTTAAATAATATTTCTTTCTTATCATATGTAATATTTGCTATTTTTATTATATTAATACAAAATTTATTTTTAAATGACACATTTTTACAAGGCTTATTTGTAAGTGATGCATTATCTTTAACTGCAACATACAATAATTTATTTGCATCAAATAATTTCAATATATTTGATTTAGATTATACTTATTTGGGTTTATATTATGTATATTATTTTTTTGAAGGATACTATTGGATTCCAAATTTATTGTTTATTTATTTAAGTTTTATACTTTTAAATAAACTATTTTTCAATCTATATGGAAATTATTCAAATAAAGTTGTTTTTTTATTGTTACTAAACCCATACAATTTATTAGTAATTAATTATATAAATAAAGAGATAGTGCTGCAATTTTTAATTATATTATTTTTTTATTATTTTTTTAAAGATAAAAAACTAATAACTATTTTATTCTTATCAACAATTGTATTTTTTATTAGAGATGCTTATGGGGCTATTTTGCTAGGCTTTTATATATTTAGTATAATCTTCAAGAATAATTTTAAGATAGGGATATGGATTGCTTTCATATTATTATATGTAGTTCAACTTTTTATATTTCAATTTAGTGATTTCCCTTTAATTGAAAGGAATTTGGATTCTACTAATAATTCATTTGAACATTCATCTCAGATCTTACAAGATGCACAAGGTATATTTTATTTTTTATATAAAATTATCGGTAATATAGTGTCCTTAAGTCTCAGACCTGCTTTTGTAACTTCAACTGATGGTATTTTTCTTTTGGGAATTGGATATTATTTTCTAGGATGGGTACTATTATTAACATATGTCATAAATATTTATGGAATTTTGACTACTCACATAACATACAAATTTAAATTAATTTTTTATTTTCAAATTTTTTCATTATTGATGGTTAGCCAATCTTTTTTTATTATGCCAAGGTATCTATTTCCTTTTCTGCCGATTTATTTGCTTCTGTCAATATATATTCTGAAAAATCATAAATATAAGTACTATAATAATTTATTGTATTTAGTGCCTTTTTTTATACTATGTGCAGTAATAGTACTTATATATTTTAATATGAATATTGTGATATCTATTTAGAATTTAGATAATTAATTTAGCTTATATAAAGGAGTTTAATGTGATTTCAGTTTTAATTTGTGTTTACAATGGAGAATCTTATATTAAAGAAACAATAAATAGTCTATTGTTACAAACATATAAAGATTTTGAGATTCTCGTTATTGTCAATTGTACTAATGATTCAACGATAAAGATTTTAGAAGATTTTAATGATAATAGAATAAAGATTTTCCAAACCAACATATGCCAATTATCTTATAATTTAAATTATGGATTAATGAAATCAAATAGTAAATATGTAGTAAGAATAGATGCAGATGATATTGCAGAACCAACTAGAATCGAAAAACAATTTAAATTTATTGAAGATAACAATTTTGATGTAGTAGGATCAAATGTTGAACTTATTGATGAATATGGAAAATTTATAGGAGAAAAAAAGTATCCTGAAGACAATATAGATATTAGAAAAAAGATATTTTATACTAATCCATTGGCACATCCAACAATAATATATAAAAAATCAACGATTTTAAAAGTTGGAGGATATATGAATGGGAAAGTAAGTGAAGATTATGATTTGTGGTTAAGATTAATGAGAGATAAAAAGATAAAATTTTACAATATGCAAGAAAAATTAACTTTATATAGAATTCATACAAATCAAGCTAGAGGGAATAAATTAGCATATTACGAAATTTGTGGCTATATGATTAGAGAAACTTTTTATCAAAAATCATTTAAATTTTTTATTGGATTTTTAGTTTATCTAGCAAAATCGATTATAAAATAAGGAAGAATGCAATGAAAAAAATAATTTTAGTTTCAAATAGTTCATGGAGTATGATAAAGTTTAGATTAGGACTAATGAAAGAACTTATATCTAAAGGTTATAAGATTACAATAATTGCTCCTTATGATAAACACGTTGAAGAGATTAAACTATTGGGATGTTCTTATCAAAATATCGATATGGACAATAAAGGGATAAATCCTTTGAAAGATTTAAAATTATTATTTAAACTCAAAAATATGTATAAAAAGCTTAATCCTGATTTAATTATTCACTACACTATAAAACCAAATATATATGGCACTATAGCAGCAAAATTAGCTATGGTAAAATCTATAGCTGTGGTAACTGGACTTGGGTATATATTTATAAACGATACAATAGTCTCTAAAATAGGAAAAGTACTCTATAAGTTTTCTTTCCAGTTTTCGAGAAGAGTGCTATTTATAAATCATGATGATAAAAAAGAATTTATTGAAAATAATCTAGTAAATAGCAAAAAAGTTATGGTCTTACCAGGTGAAGGTGTTAACACGGATTTTTTTGATGATCAAAACTTTAAAGATAAAAGAGTATCAATAAAATTTTTACTTATAGCAAGAATGCTATTTGATAAAGGTATTAAGGAATATG from the Aliarcobacter cryaerophilus ATCC 43158 genome contains:
- a CDS encoding DegT/DnrJ/EryC1/StrS family aminotransferase, which produces MVPFLDLKGLNAQYRAELIEACSRVIDSGWYVQGNECKEFDKEFAQYCGTKYAIGVANGLDALILILRAYKEMGIMNDGDEVIVPSNTYIASILAISQNNLVPVLVEPDINTYLLDPSKIEEKITSKTKAILPVHLYGQTCQMDKINEIAKKHNLKVIEDSAQSHGAYFKDKRSGNLGDASGFSFYPGKNLGALGDGGAVTTNDEELANTIKALGNYGSHKKYENLYKGVNSRLDEIQAAMLRVKLKYLDNEVEKRREIANYYLQNIKNDNIILPTVRAKNNHVWHLFVIKTNKRDELQKYLLVNDIQTLIHYPIPPHKQTAYKEWNNESYLTSEQIHNEVISLPISGVQSFEDTMKIVEVLNGYK
- a CDS encoding glycosyltransferase family 4 protein encodes the protein MKILITTEQYYPIKSGVSSVVTAIAEELVKIDYAVYVATGFENRKELTHNGVNIIEFKVFGGFGNYYRGETEQYKEFIKNFECDVMINECVQTWSTDLILDSLDVLKAKKKFLHSHGFSLLAYRTKNPWAYIKGKFFYWTLYKYLKKYDHIFLLHDKTVETSYLNKYGINSYSYLPNGVNEDFIAEDILEKKDKYILNISNYFPLKNQEFLLEAYYKAKTNYKLILIGNSILKDYLNKLKKLKSGYDKEYGVKEVHFLYDISRDKTEKYLEDATIFLHSSKLEVFPMVIVESMGKGIPFLCTDVGNVKELCEELVVYNIDEMASKIDVLLTNDSKYKKLSTDLLLEVKANLNWKIICKNLSDKLNEIK
- a CDS encoding glycosyltransferase, whose protein sequence is MDTNNLPLVSVLLPSYNHEKYVEEAILSVVNQTYKNIELIVIDDGSNDNSPKIIEKLQQKYRFKYVHRENRGLIKTHEEMISLSNGKYISFASSDDYYVNNKIEKLVDYLEGNIDYAMVFSKIILVNNNSQEIEKINENYISGNIFQFLLRGDFFINGLSAIIKSSIYKEYKFIQQEYIDDLNIWLYVASKYKIGFIDEYLAYYRKHDNHMSGNILKMQESEEMIINQYKDKECYKEAINEWNLRWFHNTSLCYKKIAFTKYLPKLLKPKNLFRLKLYKALIRFLIPCSWQR
- a CDS encoding alpha-1,2-fucosyltransferase is translated as MFEYAYAKALQQKGYEVNIDISEFDTYKLHGGFQLDKYDIDLQISSTQENDTFYKRNIFFSILNKLNLLPRKIIKERDISFCKELLEIKDNSYVMGYFQCEKYFIDIKKVLIEQFKINQPISSFTFEIEEKILKFKNSCSLHIRRGDYTHKSNANIHGVCSLDYYKNAIEVMKNQLGNDIVYFIFSDDIEWVKNNLIIENAIYIDSQETRLPHEDIYLMSLCNHNIIANSSFSWWGAWLNQNQKKIVIAPKKWFENTKMQKQVKDIIPDTWIKI
- a CDS encoding glycosyltransferase family 4 protein, whose protein sequence is MKKIILVSNSSWSMIKFRLGLMKELISKGYKITIIAPYDKHVEEIKLLGCSYQNIDMDNKGINPLKDLKLLFKLKNMYKKLNPDLIIHYTIKPNIYGTIAAKLAMVKSIAVVTGLGYIFINDTIVSKIGKVLYKFSFQFSRRVLFINHDDKKEFIENNLVNSKKVMVLPGEGVNTDFFDDQNFKDKRVSIKFLLIARMLFDKGIKEYVEAANMLKEKYPDAEFGLVGYLDVDNPRAISKEQMIAWQKDCNIVFYGSTDDVKSFISRSDCIVLPSYREGISMSLMESASMSKALIATNVPGCKELIENGVNGFLCNVKDSIDLAVKMELMLNLSNDERKRMGQAGRKKMIKEFDEKIVINKYFKIIEEEII
- a CDS encoding glycosyltransferase, whose amino-acid sequence is MISVLICVYNGESYIKETINSLLLQTYKDFEILVIVNCTNDSTIKILEDFNDNRIKIFQTNICQLSYNLNYGLMKSNSKYVVRIDADDIAEPTRIEKQFKFIEDNNFDVVGSNVELIDEYGKFIGEKKYPEDNIDIRKKIFYTNPLAHPTIIYKKSTILKVGGYMNGKVSEDYDLWLRLMRDKKIKFYNMQEKLTLYRIHTNQARGNKLAYYEICGYMIRETFYQKSFKFFIGFLVYLAKSIIK
- a CDS encoding GNAT family N-acetyltransferase, whose amino-acid sequence is MRIVKYTTDHKNIWNEFVRNSKNSHFFFQRDYMEYHSDRFEDFSLMIFDETDKLIAILPANIKENILYSHQGLTFGGFLVDDKMKTETMLEIFEALKHFLKEQNIQKVVYKCIPYIYHAKPSEEDRYALFRNDAKLIRRDVTSTIDLTEQVRYSKGRKWTVNKAKKESIKTFESDDYEIFWELLIGVLESNHEAKPVHTLEEMKKLASLFSKYIKLFLAKKDERIVSGALIYENQNIVHTQYLANSEEGRELGALDLLIDYLIKDIYKNKKYFDFGISNEDAGRYLNTGLIAQKEGFGARAVVHDFYELEIK